From the genome of Sinanaerobacter sp. ZZT-01:
ATCCCTGCTGTTCCTGCCGCCATTACTAAAAAGGATACCAACAGCAGATTTCCGGTTCCCACTCTGTCTGTCAAGTAACCTCCGCCAACATTAGAAATTGGACTAATCCATCTTTTTGCGGCAGCTAAGGTTGCGCCAAATGTTACGGTTGCTCCCAAGATACTTGTCGCATATGGTGTAAAATAATAGAGTGACAAAGTAAATACATAGTTGCAAAACGTTACGCTTCCAATAATCCACACCGCCGGGAGACGCAATACTTTTCCGATGTCCTTAAAAGAGATTCTTTCGCCATCTTCAATCTTTTCATTTCCCATCTTGAAAAACACTAAGATTCCGCAAAGTATTGTTAAAATAGAATAAAAAATAATTACATATTTCATGCCAGTCACATCATCAATCTGTTTCACACCAATTTGAAATACAATGACAGCAAGCGGCGCCATAATTGCAGCAGCAATACCTCTAGCGCCTTCAAACCAACCGAAAGCTTTTCCTTGGTCATCAGAGTCAGATAGTACGCGGACTGCTTTTATACAAGCAGGCCAAAATGCAAATAAAGAGCTGACCCCCCAAAAGGCATAAAGGCACACTAAAGCGGTAAAATTAAGAGGAAGCAAATGAATAAAGCCTCCAACCCCAGTTCCTATAAGAGATAATGACAGTATGCTCCTGATTGAAAATTTATCTGCGACAACTCCTCCAAATAAATAAGAAATCATGCCGAAAATTCCAAGAATACTTCCAAATACGCCCATCTGTGTATTTGTCAAATGATATACTTGAAGATATGCATCGTAATAGTCATATCTAAAATACGGCAACCCATAAATAATGGTACCACTCGCTGCAATCAGTAAAATTGCCAAAAAATTTTTAGACATTTTATCGCCTAATTTTAGCTTCGAAAAGATATTTCCCATTTTCTTCTTCTCCTTTATAAATGATATACTTTATCATATTTTTTCTTAAGATACTCCATATAGTACTCTGATGACATTGCACCTCCTGTAATTTTTTTAATTAATTCAGATGTACTATAAACCGCACCTTTTTTATGAACATTTTCAGCCAGCCAATCATGAATGCATTCCAAACAGCCTTGTGAAATTAGTTCCTCTATAGAGCCTATCTCCTTTTCCATCATGGCCGCCAGCTGGGCTGCAACCAGATTCGC
Proteins encoded in this window:
- a CDS encoding MFS transporter, producing the protein MGNIFSKLKLGDKMSKNFLAILLIAASGTIIYGLPYFRYDYYDAYLQVYHLTNTQMGVFGSILGIFGMISYLFGGVVADKFSIRSILSLSLIGTGVGGFIHLLPLNFTALVCLYAFWGVSSLFAFWPACIKAVRVLSDSDDQGKAFGWFEGARGIAAAIMAPLAVIVFQIGVKQIDDVTGMKYVIIFYSILTILCGILVFFKMGNEKIEDGERISFKDIGKVLRLPAVWIIGSVTFCNYVFTLSLYYFTPYATSILGATVTFGATLAAAKRWISPISNVGGGYLTDRVGTGNLLLVSFLVMAAGTAGILLLPTNAGMIAAFTILFLISYFFYNVNYAMTWAMMDEGGIPEQYSGTAAGIISTVGYLPEIFCSLLAGILIDGFPGVTGYRYFFGFLIGVLLLGAICVLAWKKYLGGRHDRGTKKSETNS